One window from the genome of Dolosigranulum savutiense encodes:
- a CDS encoding ZmpA/ZmpB/ZmpC family metallo-endopeptidase: MVSKNNKMELFQKQANKAKRYTLKKLSIGVTSVATGTVLFLGHANSVSANESMNEEQVTVAIIDENIVRTEDLSNEVASEGEESVDSSDLNDPIESNHPIEEEHIPNQNLNQFVLVARERANRYIPNLPNLTEDQKVHYTNRVNTASSVAEIEKIYEEAMSVLPIAEEQPSEAVVPPNRYVVVVRDRALNIISALENLYDAQKEDYKKQIQGASSVSKIEAIISEAEGVINTSVGDEEAPQISKGKLEEPESNHSPIEQEPKEKYPGNAQTPEKLEHKVQYGKQEERIQQITDYSIEYTEDPELYVGQERLKTPGIQGVTEIIRVYETADGRVTGRVLSEEVNVISASQKQVVARGTKPISGIEEVVEEVTIDPETSKVYDSTLYLGESAFVPGESGRKKVTTVYKTLYGKRTEEVLKTTEEVLIPATNHVLRQGTKPVEGEETVVEEVTVVAPTVEEETDDFYVGEGEKVEGSDGLKRVTRVYRTVKGKKTDKLIRESEEIITEAKPHILRKGTKPVDGSQAVVTEEVIQPETIEQKDSNLYEGEERVVDGSVGRKQIRTVYKTNKGNVTDEVLNRSEATLEEARPTIVYKGTKPVEGSQVVVTEEVIQPETIEETDDGLYVGEQRVEVGSVGRKKVTTTYKTYKGELTKNVVNVSEVTIEDSTPKIVYKGTKPVDGSQAVVTEEVIQPETIEQKDSNLYEGEEHVVDGSVGRKKVTTTYKTYKGELTEEVLGVNEETIEDARPTIIYKGTKSLEGTKNIISEEVIQPETILEEDNGLYEGEERVVKGTPGLKQITKTYKTYKGELTEEVLAIKEEIIEKSSPKIVYKGTKAVVGSEEVVTEEVIQPKTIEQEDSNLYVGEQDITDGIVGRKRITKTYKTIKGERTNDVLDTKEETLVKSQPKIVRNGTKAVEGTEDVVTYETIQPDTREETDNNLYVGEERTVDGSVGRRQITTTYRTHKGQRTEQVVNVSTEMLEDARPTIIYRGTKPVEGTEEVVSYEVIEPGTSEETDDGLYKDEQRVVQGSPGRLEVTTTYRTRKGKRTEEVVNRSERTVEAAQPTITYVGTKPVEGTEEVVTYETIEPETETVQTAELYEGDEEVTEGKAGRKEITTTYKTHKGQRTDDVVNVSTKTLEEATPKIVRQGTKPVNGREEVVREERIEPKVIEQEDNTLPEGETVTEQGQPGTRRITTVYKTVRSERTEEVIEESSDVTQEAIPTIVRKGVRFEAPSLSNAHFTSDAMNRTARLSYTLNNPSNLDVSGYVRVSRDGEMVRDVQISNFNDISIDNLDVNTPYQFEARLTYTRGGQEQDISAHTDTHTLSMNQLELKSLGKTTLVRREADGRLREFSELHEKPSDLSTYYIRAQASHMKDIVMPVASIEEVQKDGDTVYAVKTASDETVHRDGDVFKPGSVFYVNKYKAPENGVYYNFADLVQAMSNNPRGTFTLGRTVSATGIQPLGRKTYIQADFRGTLSGLHNGKRHRIEGLEHGLFTKVNGGQIRDIDFTGVNIVYPDSWEGDYISSLAGDLTNGGVIENVNVQGYIEGRDHVSGLVNTMSNQSRIENVSFIGRIKSHGGNSISGAIAGTNNHSIVTRAYVDADMEMHRPKDASLLVAITTSDQGRAGRWGKTTKSVVKGSMRSNLRGKMAAISTSAWGYATVSDVVSYATIQNGHELFGSDEQLKDSGPAYRNIGPVYGVQNVSDGSVKGSDEKFERLSPTDAARKVREFDLSAIDQLSSATPAETLNGSRRYDGVSGYVAAHEAFYRFVEVLQPFSLVEDIVREGNALAQSDKRPTWMAEGKELKSITALKGNEFVTSGDDADQIMLQFTDGTKLMYGLTNKKAVDLFKDKHTSGNGYHLSQYQVEGLGVTYTMNRLSNVSRELVESLTSELGSVGLYNSEMYQMLKINEKNEKAKENRMKKLFLDEIFEETKANLSSILDKLIQNEMVMLSSSDVAVNALKDKITTHKKQIMMALTYLNRYYNIRFGDYNIKDLMMYLPEFYSGQGGSLIDRLIKLGSSTEYQLHGRRTHEFFNREFGAPMGTKLLDFLDFNRELFTEFDNMNDWFKDATKENVKLIERAPLAEGLKAQNPKYRVFDNLSHGYYHHTILPLLNLRKAKMFMISTIASLTFGSEQKRAYLNEAQLQKEIETAGDRHRDFIDSWYKIANDETKDRLMRDRVTPIWEGFHLHERGWVNEFGKDNRGQDYAPSREFYNVIGEYYGSNGTGAYANGTLIHFVVYDYLGEGGHATWSHEMTHNYDGLVFLGGPGRRNGVGAEAYASGMLQSPGQNGGGYGGLGVNLSYSWEDDGNNIYNSDPKKFHNQEMWDKYMKGYNDALTLLDYLEGEAAIKAGRDVQRHWFKKMGKTDIRATRFTDHVRPLTDEEWRNLNLQSVNDLVDNQLMTKHGLNNGTYSQDNDWGTYITVDYLTGIYGGGDNSKGVPGAAMFKHNTFRVWGRYGYENGFVGYASNKHREQALRDGHAQLSDDYAINKISGGKHQTMEDFKKDYFNDMITQLKTKGMIDIQIDGVQYSSYDSLANKFSQTVQADTKARRHDHTRTFKGKLFKALLHNTDNFLSSIFKG, translated from the coding sequence ATGGTAAGTAAGAATAATAAAATGGAGTTATTCCAAAAACAAGCAAATAAAGCGAAGCGATATACATTAAAAAAACTTAGTATCGGGGTCACATCAGTTGCTACGGGAACAGTTCTATTTTTAGGCCATGCGAATAGTGTGAGTGCGAATGAATCGATGAATGAGGAGCAGGTCACAGTCGCTATTATAGATGAAAATATTGTAAGAACAGAAGATTTATCTAATGAGGTAGCAAGTGAAGGGGAAGAAAGTGTTGATTCGTCAGATCTTAATGACCCCATTGAGTCTAATCATCCAATAGAAGAAGAACATATACCCAACCAAAATTTGAATCAATTTGTGCTAGTTGCTAGGGAGAGAGCCAATAGATATATTCCTAATCTGCCTAATTTAACTGAAGATCAAAAAGTACACTACACAAACCGGGTTAATACTGCATCTAGTGTTGCTGAGATTGAAAAAATATATGAAGAAGCAATGAGCGTCCTTCCAATAGCTGAGGAACAACCTAGTGAAGCAGTGGTTCCACCTAATCGATATGTTGTAGTTGTACGTGATCGTGCGCTAAATATTATTAGTGCATTAGAAAATTTGTATGACGCTCAAAAAGAAGACTATAAAAAACAAATACAAGGGGCCTCTAGTGTATCTAAAATTGAAGCAATTATTAGCGAGGCTGAAGGAGTCATTAATACGTCTGTCGGTGATGAGGAAGCGCCTCAAATATCTAAAGGGAAATTAGAGGAACCTGAATCTAATCATTCTCCCATAGAGCAGGAGCCTAAAGAAAAGTATCCTGGGAATGCACAGACACCAGAAAAACTAGAACATAAGGTTCAATACGGTAAGCAAGAGGAAAGAATACAACAAATTACTGATTATAGTATTGAATATACAGAAGATCCAGAACTATATGTGGGACAAGAGAGGCTTAAAACACCAGGTATCCAAGGTGTAACAGAAATTATTCGTGTGTATGAAACAGCTGATGGGCGTGTGACAGGACGTGTTCTCAGTGAAGAAGTTAATGTGATTTCAGCTAGTCAAAAACAGGTAGTTGCTCGAGGGACCAAACCAATTAGTGGTATTGAGGAAGTGGTTGAAGAAGTAACAATAGACCCTGAAACATCTAAGGTATACGATTCGACTTTGTACCTTGGAGAGTCAGCATTTGTTCCTGGAGAATCTGGACGTAAGAAGGTTACCACTGTTTATAAAACACTTTACGGTAAACGGACGGAAGAGGTATTAAAAACAACTGAAGAAGTTCTCATACCGGCGACTAATCATGTTTTACGTCAAGGGACGAAACCTGTTGAAGGGGAAGAAACGGTTGTGGAAGAGGTGACTGTGGTAGCTCCGACAGTAGAAGAAGAAACAGATGATTTCTATGTTGGTGAAGGGGAAAAAGTTGAGGGAAGCGATGGCCTAAAACGAGTAACCAGAGTATACCGTACCGTGAAGGGGAAAAAGACTGACAAGCTTATTCGTGAGTCAGAAGAAATCATCACAGAAGCAAAACCTCACATCCTGCGTAAAGGGACAAAACCGGTAGACGGTTCTCAAGCTGTTGTTACAGAAGAAGTTATCCAACCTGAAACGATCGAACAAAAAGATTCTAACTTGTACGAAGGAGAAGAACGCGTTGTTGATGGTTCAGTTGGGAGAAAACAAATTAGAACGGTATATAAGACAAATAAAGGTAACGTAACCGATGAGGTCTTAAATCGTTCTGAAGCAACTCTGGAAGAAGCTCGTCCAACGATTGTTTACAAAGGGACGAAACCGGTGGAAGGTTCTCAAGTTGTTGTTACGGAAGAAGTTATCCAACCTGAAACGATCGAAGAAACTGATGACGGCTTGTATGTTGGCGAACAACGTGTTGAAGTAGGTTCAGTTGGACGTAAGAAAGTAACAACAACTTATAAAACATATAAAGGTGAATTAACAAAAAATGTTGTTAATGTTTCTGAGGTAACGATTGAAGATTCGACTCCTAAGATTGTTTATAAAGGAACAAAACCGGTAGACGGTTCTCAAGCTGTTGTTACAGAAGAAGTTATCCAACCTGAAACGATCGAACAAAAAGATTCTAACTTGTACGAAGGGGAGGAACATGTTGTTGATGGTTCAGTTGGACGTAAGAAAGTAACAACGACTTATAAAACATATAAAGGGGAATTAACAGAAGAAGTTTTAGGTGTTAATGAAGAAACGATTGAAGATGCTCGTCCGACTATTATTTATAAAGGCACGAAATCATTAGAAGGCACTAAAAATATTATTTCAGAGGAAGTTATTCAGCCTGAAACGATTTTGGAAGAAGATAATGGTTTGTATGAAGGGGAGGAACGTGTTGTTAAAGGTACACCGGGTCTCAAACAAATTACTAAAACGTATAAAACATACAAAGGTGAGTTAACAGAAGAAGTTTTAGCTATTAAAGAAGAAATCATTGAAAAATCGTCTCCTAAGATTGTTTACAAAGGTACGAAAGCAGTAGTTGGTTCTGAAGAGGTTGTTACAGAAGAAGTTATCCAACCTAAAACGATTGAACAAGAAGATTCAAATCTTTATGTTGGTGAGCAAGATATTACTGACGGAATAGTTGGACGTAAACGAATCACTAAGACTTATAAAACCATTAAAGGTGAGCGAACAAATGATGTATTAGATACAAAAGAAGAAACACTTGTAAAATCTCAACCGAAGATTGTTCGAAATGGTACGAAAGCAGTAGAAGGTACAGAAGATGTCGTGACTTATGAAACCATTCAACCAGATACCCGTGAGGAAACGGATAATAACCTGTATGTTGGTGAGGAGCGAACGGTTGACGGTTCTGTCGGACGTCGACAAATTACGACAACGTATCGAACGCATAAAGGTCAGCGTACCGAACAGGTCGTGAACGTCTCGACAGAAATGCTGGAAGACGCACGTCCAACGATTATCTATCGTGGAACGAAACCGGTAGAAGGCACTGAAGAAGTGGTGTCGTACGAAGTGATCGAACCAGGGACAAGCGAAGAAACGGATGATGGGTTATATAAAGACGAGCAACGTGTCGTTCAAGGTTCGCCTGGACGTCTTGAGGTGACCACAACGTACCGCACCCGTAAGGGCAAGCGAACGGAAGAAGTGGTAAATCGTTCGGAACGAACGGTTGAAGCTGCTCAACCAACGATTACTTATGTTGGAACGAAACCAGTAGAAGGCACCGAAGAGGTCGTCACTTACGAAACAATCGAACCTGAAACAGAAACCGTTCAAACGGCAGAGTTGTATGAAGGGGACGAAGAGGTTACTGAGGGTAAAGCTGGACGTAAAGAAATCACAACGACTTACAAGACGCATAAAGGTCAACGAACGGATGACGTGGTGAATGTATCCACCAAAACGCTCGAGGAAGCAACGCCTAAGATTGTCCGTCAAGGAACCAAGCCGGTTAATGGCCGTGAGGAAGTTGTGAGAGAAGAACGTATTGAACCGAAAGTGATTGAACAAGAGGATAACACTTTACCGGAAGGAGAAACGGTCACTGAACAAGGACAACCGGGTACACGTCGTATTACGACGGTATATAAAACGGTTCGGAGTGAACGTACCGAAGAGGTGATTGAAGAGTCATCAGACGTCACGCAAGAAGCGATACCAACGATTGTTCGTAAAGGCGTTCGCTTTGAAGCACCAAGTTTATCGAACGCACATTTCACATCAGATGCGATGAACCGTACGGCACGCTTGTCGTACACATTAAATAACCCGTCTAACTTAGATGTGTCTGGTTATGTTCGGGTGTCTCGAGATGGGGAAATGGTTCGTGATGTACAGATTTCTAACTTTAATGACATATCTATTGATAATTTAGATGTGAATACCCCGTATCAATTTGAAGCGCGTTTGACGTACACACGTGGGGGTCAAGAACAAGATATTTCAGCACATACAGACACGCATACGTTATCGATGAATCAACTGGAGTTGAAATCACTGGGTAAAACAACCCTCGTTCGTCGTGAGGCTGATGGTCGATTACGCGAGTTTTCAGAGTTGCATGAAAAACCAAGCGATTTATCCACTTATTACATTCGTGCGCAAGCGTCTCATATGAAGGATATCGTTATGCCGGTTGCTTCTATTGAAGAAGTGCAAAAAGATGGAGATACGGTCTATGCCGTGAAGACCGCTTCTGATGAGACCGTACATCGAGATGGAGACGTCTTTAAGCCGGGTTCTGTGTTTTATGTGAACAAGTACAAAGCACCTGAAAATGGCGTTTACTATAATTTCGCTGATCTCGTTCAAGCGATGAGTAATAATCCAAGAGGAACGTTTACGCTGGGCCGAACGGTTTCGGCTACAGGCATTCAGCCGTTAGGACGGAAAACGTATATTCAAGCGGATTTCCGTGGGACGTTGAGTGGTTTGCATAATGGCAAACGTCACCGTATTGAAGGCTTAGAACATGGGTTATTCACGAAAGTGAATGGTGGTCAGATTCGTGATATTGATTTCACTGGTGTGAATATTGTATATCCAGATTCATGGGAAGGTGATTACATTTCTTCGCTAGCCGGGGATTTAACAAACGGTGGAGTGATTGAAAACGTAAATGTTCAAGGTTACATTGAAGGACGCGATCATGTATCTGGGTTAGTGAATACCATGAGTAACCAGTCACGTATTGAAAATGTATCGTTTATCGGGCGTATCAAGTCTCATGGCGGAAATTCTATTTCAGGAGCGATTGCTGGAACGAACAATCACTCGATTGTTACACGTGCTTATGTGGATGCTGATATGGAGATGCACCGTCCAAAGGATGCAAGTCTCTTAGTTGCTATCACTACCTCAGATCAAGGCCGTGCGGGTCGTTGGGGTAAAACAACGAAATCAGTTGTGAAAGGTTCGATGCGTTCGAACCTGCGCGGGAAAATGGCTGCGATTAGTACATCTGCTTGGGGTTACGCAACCGTTTCTGATGTGGTTAGTTATGCGACCATTCAAAACGGACATGAGTTGTTTGGTTCAGATGAGCAGCTGAAAGATTCAGGCCCGGCTTATCGAAACATTGGACCGGTATACGGTGTTCAGAACGTGAGTGATGGATCGGTTAAAGGATCAGATGAGAAGTTTGAGCGTTTATCACCAACGGATGCGGCACGTAAGGTGCGAGAGTTTGACTTATCAGCGATTGATCAGCTTAGCAGTGCTACACCAGCTGAGACGTTAAATGGCTCTCGTCGTTATGATGGCGTGTCTGGTTATGTGGCGGCTCACGAAGCGTTTTACCGATTCGTTGAAGTGTTGCAGCCGTTTAGTTTAGTCGAGGATATTGTGCGAGAAGGAAATGCGCTGGCGCAATCGGATAAACGTCCAACGTGGATGGCCGAAGGGAAAGAATTGAAATCCATTACGGCTCTTAAGGGTAATGAATTTGTAACGAGTGGGGACGATGCGGACCAAATTATGCTTCAGTTTACAGATGGAACGAAGTTGATGTATGGTTTGACAAATAAGAAGGCTGTTGATTTATTCAAGGATAAACACACTTCTGGTAATGGGTATCATTTATCACAATATCAAGTAGAGGGTTTAGGTGTGACGTATACAATGAACCGGTTATCTAATGTTTCTAGGGAGTTAGTTGAGTCTTTAACTAGTGAACTTGGGAGCGTTGGACTTTACAACAGTGAGATGTATCAAATGCTTAAGATTAATGAGAAGAATGAAAAAGCAAAAGAAAATCGTATGAAGAAATTGTTCTTAGATGAAATCTTCGAAGAAACGAAAGCAAACTTATCAAGTATTTTAGATAAGTTAATTCAAAATGAAATGGTCATGTTATCATCATCTGATGTGGCAGTTAATGCGCTTAAAGATAAGATAACAACGCATAAGAAACAGATTATGATGGCTTTAACGTACTTGAACCGGTACTACAACATTCGCTTTGGAGATTATAATATTAAAGATCTCATGATGTATCTGCCAGAATTTTATAGCGGACAGGGCGGTTCCTTGATTGATCGACTGATTAAATTAGGAAGCTCAACGGAGTATCAATTGCATGGTCGTCGAACGCATGAGTTCTTTAACCGAGAGTTCGGGGCTCCAATGGGAACTAAATTGTTAGACTTCTTAGATTTCAACCGTGAGTTATTCACCGAGTTTGATAATATGAACGATTGGTTTAAGGATGCAACGAAAGAGAACGTGAAGTTAATTGAACGCGCACCATTAGCGGAAGGGTTGAAAGCGCAGAATCCTAAATATCGTGTGTTTGATAACTTATCTCACGGATACTATCACCACACAATTTTACCCCTCTTAAACTTAAGAAAAGCGAAAATGTTTATGATTTCAACTATTGCTTCCTTAACGTTTGGTAGTGAGCAAAAGCGCGCTTATTTGAATGAAGCACAGCTTCAGAAAGAGATTGAGACGGCTGGGGACAGACATCGTGATTTCATCGATTCTTGGTATAAGATTGCTAATGACGAGACGAAAGATCGCTTAATGAGAGACCGAGTGACGCCAATTTGGGAAGGATTCCACCTTCACGAACGTGGTTGGGTGAATGAGTTCGGTAAAGATAACCGTGGACAAGATTATGCGCCTTCTCGTGAGTTCTATAACGTCATCGGTGAGTATTATGGTAGTAATGGCACTGGTGCGTATGCAAACGGAACACTGATTCACTTTGTTGTGTACGATTACCTCGGTGAAGGTGGGCATGCTACATGGTCACATGAGATGACGCACAACTATGATGGCTTAGTCTTCTTAGGTGGTCCGGGTCGTCGTAATGGTGTTGGTGCTGAAGCGTACGCTTCTGGGATGTTACAATCACCAGGTCAAAATGGTGGTGGATACGGTGGATTAGGTGTTAACTTATCTTACTCATGGGAAGATGATGGAAATAACATCTACAACAGCGATCCGAAGAAATTCCATAATCAAGAGATGTGGGATAAATATATGAAAGGATATAACGATGCCTTGACTCTTCTGGATTACTTGGAAGGTGAAGCAGCGATTAAAGCCGGGCGTGATGTTCAACGTCATTGGTTTAAGAAGATGGGTAAAACAGATATAAGAGCCACGCGCTTTACCGATCATGTTCGTCCGTTGACGGATGAGGAATGGCGAAACTTGAATTTACAGTCTGTGAATGATTTAGTGGATAATCAGTTAATGACAAAACACGGTTTGAATAACGGAACGTACTCTCAAGACAACGACTGGGGAACATATATTACGGTTGACTACCTAACCGGTATTTACGGTGGTGGAGATAACAGTAAAGGTGTTCCAGGTGCAGCGATGTTCAAACATAATACATTTAGAGTTTGGGGTCGTTATGGTTATGAAAACGGATTTGTCGGTTATGCTTCGAATAAACACCGAGAGCAAGCCTTACGTGATGGTCATGCGCAATTAAGTGATGATTATGCGATTAATAAGATTTCTGGTGGTAAACATCAAACGATGGAAGACTTCAAGAAAGATTACTTTAACGACATGATTACACAACTTAAAACTAAAGGTATGATTGATATCCAAATTGATGGTGTTCAGTACAGCTCATATGACTCACTTGCAAATAAATTTAGTCAGACTGTTCAAGCAGATACCAAGGCAAGAAGACATGATCATACAAGAACTTTCAAGGGTAAGCTGTTTAAAGCCTTGCTCCACAACACTGATAACTTCCTATCGTCTATTTTTAAGGGATAG
- a CDS encoding response regulator, which yields MYPLIIYKDSTGQLNAIKQIVNLYTNFYESRFNVSLITSSPHEVLDYLEKYHPQQGVYLLDIHLNSANNGLDIAEVIRKSDANATIIFITSDEQADSLTFNHNLEAMSFTEKPSDIEELRKNIFETLNNVYNKLTTSPEEKDND from the coding sequence ATGTATCCACTCATTATTTACAAAGACTCTACCGGTCAATTAAATGCAATTAAACAAATTGTTAACCTTTATACAAATTTTTATGAATCTCGTTTCAACGTGTCATTGATAACATCTTCCCCACATGAAGTTTTAGATTATTTGGAAAAATATCACCCCCAACAAGGAGTCTATTTGTTAGATATTCACCTAAATAGTGCAAACAACGGATTAGATATAGCAGAAGTTATTCGTAAAAGTGATGCAAATGCAACAATAATATTTATTACATCTGATGAACAAGCTGATTCCTTAACATTTAATCATAATTTAGAAGCTATGTCATTCACTGAAAAACCGTCTGATATAGAGGAATTACGTAAAAATATTTTTGAAACACTGAACAATGTATATAATAAATTAACTACCTCTCCTGAAGAAAAAGACAACGATTAA
- a CDS encoding PTS transporter subunit EIIC yields the protein MKDKFMDVLQRLGRTFMMPIALLPIAGLMLGIGASLTGEAFVELYSLEGILGKGTILNSFLSILSDAGEVIFANLPLFFAIAVGMGLAKAAKEVAAFSGAVAYFVMYATMTSTLEHFGNVEELKEVPGLISTVVGFENTMNTGVFGAVIIGLVVVWLHNKYYKIEMPDALSFFAGTRFVPIVSALAGVVLGMVFAFVWPYIGMGIAWLGTAVASLGYVGTFLYGLIYRALIPTGLHHVFYLPFWQTALGGTAEVAGQMVEGAQNIVFAQLAAGEPVSYEAARFFSGQFPFMIFGFPAAAFAMYQTAKEDRKADVKGLLFSSSLTSIFTGITEPIEFSILFASPLLYFGVHVVLAAFSHVLMHILQVGVGLTFSGGFIDFFFYGILPGQAMTNWMPVVLVGLVYGVLYYTIFRILIVKLDLKTPGREDETQESKLYTKADYKEQQAQKENAAAAGYTEQSVDVVAGLGGPDNLEDVGNCATRLRVTVKDGEKVDQGLLKSTGASGVVVKGKNVQVIYGPKVANVKSNVDEYLTAIGKMPNA from the coding sequence ATGAAAGATAAGTTTATGGACGTCTTGCAACGGTTAGGACGTACCTTTATGATGCCGATTGCGTTGCTACCTATTGCTGGTTTAATGCTGGGAATTGGTGCTTCACTGACGGGAGAGGCATTCGTTGAGTTGTATAGTTTGGAGGGTATTTTAGGTAAAGGAACGATCTTGAATAGTTTCTTATCTATTCTCTCAGATGCGGGAGAAGTTATCTTCGCGAACTTACCACTCTTCTTCGCGATTGCAGTCGGAATGGGCTTGGCAAAAGCGGCGAAAGAAGTAGCAGCGTTCTCTGGAGCAGTTGCTTACTTCGTGATGTATGCAACGATGACAAGTACGTTGGAGCACTTCGGTAATGTGGAGGAATTGAAAGAAGTTCCGGGGTTAATCAGCACGGTTGTTGGCTTCGAGAACACAATGAATACGGGTGTGTTTGGTGCAGTTATTATCGGGTTAGTTGTTGTATGGTTGCATAATAAATATTATAAAATTGAAATGCCTGATGCACTATCATTCTTCGCGGGGACGCGTTTTGTACCGATTGTTTCTGCCTTAGCTGGGGTAGTACTTGGGATGGTTTTTGCCTTCGTATGGCCATATATCGGAATGGGGATTGCTTGGTTAGGAACAGCAGTCGCTAGCTTAGGATATGTGGGAACCTTCTTGTACGGATTGATTTACCGTGCGTTGATTCCAACAGGGCTACACCACGTCTTCTACTTACCATTCTGGCAAACAGCACTAGGTGGAACAGCTGAAGTAGCTGGTCAAATGGTTGAAGGGGCACAAAATATTGTCTTCGCGCAATTAGCAGCGGGAGAACCTGTTTCTTATGAAGCAGCTCGATTCTTCTCGGGACAGTTCCCATTCATGATCTTTGGTTTCCCAGCAGCGGCTTTTGCAATGTATCAGACAGCCAAAGAAGACCGTAAAGCGGATGTAAAAGGGCTCTTATTTTCAAGTTCTCTAACTTCTATCTTTACTGGGATTACGGAACCGATTGAGTTCTCTATTCTGTTTGCGTCACCACTCTTATACTTCGGAGTGCATGTTGTTTTAGCAGCCTTCTCACATGTGTTGATGCACATCTTACAAGTTGGTGTCGGATTAACTTTCTCTGGTGGATTTATTGATTTCTTCTTCTACGGAATCTTACCAGGTCAGGCGATGACGAACTGGATGCCTGTGGTGCTAGTTGGTCTAGTCTACGGTGTCTTGTACTACACGATTTTCCGTATTTTGATTGTGAAGTTAGATCTGAAAACACCAGGTCGTGAAGATGAAACTCAAGAATCAAAATTGTACACGAAAGCAGACTACAAAGAGCAACAAGCTCAAAAAGAAAACGCAGCAGCAGCTGGTTACACAGAACAATCTGTTGATGTGGTGGCTGGTTTAGGTGGCCCAGATAACTTAGAAGATGTCGGTAACTGTGCGACACGCTTGCGTGTAACTGTGAAAGATGGCGAAAAAGTTGATCAAGGGTTATTGAAATCAACCGGTGCTTCTGGTGTGGTCGTAAAAGGAAAGAACGTTCAAGTAATCTACGGACCAAAAGTCGCCAACGTCAAATCAAATGTAGATGAATATCTAACTGCAATCGGTAAAATGCCGAATGCTTAA
- a CDS encoding glycoside hydrolase family 73 protein — translation MARHHQKHYQHQLVYAILMFSMLTIGAFIYFGSRAVLPTTEMNTEMNIDTPLQETVGEQQAFINELAPKAQEIQRTYNILPSIIIAQGILESDWGKSGLAQKENNYFGIKGGDGSPTYQTQEYTGQWETVDEPFRSYDSMEESMVDHAKLLYYGTTWNHQQYQSVLEATHYEEAAHALQASGYATDPHYAEKLIKLIETYHLNQYDG, via the coding sequence ATGGCTCGACATCACCAGAAACATTATCAACATCAATTGGTCTATGCTATTTTAATGTTCTCGATGTTAACGATTGGGGCTTTCATTTATTTTGGGTCGCGGGCAGTGTTACCGACGACTGAGATGAATACCGAGATGAATATCGATACACCTTTACAAGAAACAGTGGGAGAGCAGCAAGCTTTTATCAATGAATTAGCTCCCAAAGCTCAGGAGATTCAACGGACGTACAATATCTTGCCAAGTATTATTATTGCTCAAGGTATTCTTGAATCGGACTGGGGCAAGAGTGGGTTAGCTCAGAAGGAGAATAACTACTTTGGTATTAAAGGTGGCGACGGATCACCGACCTATCAGACACAGGAATATACCGGGCAGTGGGAGACGGTTGATGAACCGTTTAGAAGCTATGACTCGATGGAAGAATCCATGGTTGATCACGCTAAGTTGCTCTATTATGGGACAACTTGGAATCATCAGCAATACCAGAGTGTTCTTGAAGCGACTCATTATGAAGAAGCAGCGCATGCCTTACAAGCATCTGGTTATGCTACTGATCCTCATTATGCTGAAAAACTAATTAAATTAATTGAGACCTACCATCTTAACCAGTACGATGGTTAG
- a CDS encoding hydrolase yields the protein MTKSANQSNQKRTKKFVPEVTTILRRDYVKVPDVIKDSSGILINGKRIKSLLFTTDIAIVLNNNADAVLAVYPFTPHPAIIQAITATSNIPVLAGVGGGTTQGKRSGNMALFAEAHGCQAVVLNSPTPIETIAYVNEIIDIPIIKTVVSEYTDIQENIDAGVDIVSVSGAAKTAQIVRAIRQKYPELPIIATGGPTEADIRETIAAGANAITYTPPSNGELFSKKMKKYRKIEKDDYMNQDAE from the coding sequence ATGACAAAAAGTGCGAATCAATCGAATCAAAAGCGAACGAAAAAATTTGTTCCCGAAGTGACGACTATTTTGCGTCGGGATTACGTGAAGGTGCCTGATGTAATAAAGGATTCATCAGGGATTCTGATTAATGGAAAACGAATCAAATCGCTCCTATTCACGACGGATATTGCTATTGTGCTCAATAATAATGCGGATGCTGTCTTGGCGGTATATCCATTCACGCCTCATCCAGCTATTATTCAAGCCATTACGGCAACGTCTAACATTCCAGTATTGGCTGGAGTTGGTGGAGGAACGACACAAGGGAAGCGTTCAGGGAATATGGCATTATTCGCTGAGGCACATGGTTGTCAGGCAGTGGTTCTAAACTCACCGACGCCGATTGAAACCATTGCATACGTGAATGAAATTATTGATATTCCGATTATTAAGACCGTGGTGTCAGAATATACGGATATTCAGGAAAATATTGATGCAGGAGTCGATATTGTCAGTGTGTCTGGTGCGGCTAAGACTGCTCAAATCGTCCGAGCGATTCGCCAAAAGTATCCAGAACTACCTATCATTGCAACAGGTGGTCCGACTGAAGCGGATATTAGAGAAACTATTGCTGCAGGAGCTAATGCGATTACGTATACGCCACCGTCAAATGGTGAATTATTTAGTAAAAAAATGAAAAAGTATCGTAAGATTGAAAAAGATGATTATATGAACCAAGATGCAGAATAA